The Bradyrhizobium sp. B097 genome contains the following window.
GCGCGAGATGGGCGTCAAGCTGTTGAACAGGGATCACCGGGTGGCCTCGCCGACGCCGAGCGGACGGCTGATGATGACCTACGCCGAGAAGCTGATCGGCCTGCGCTCGGAGATGATGGCGGAGGTCGGCGACCGTTCGGCGATGCGCGGCGCGCTGCGGCTCGGTGTCGCGGAGACCATCGTGCACACCTGGCTGCCGCGGCTGGTCAAAAGCGTCAACGAGATCTACCCGAACCTGTCGCTGGAGATCGAGGTCGACATCACGCCGAACCTGACCCCGCGGCTGCTGGCGCAGGAGATCGAGCTCGCCTTCGTGCTCGGACCGGTCTCGGCGTCCGGCGCGCACAATCATGTGCTGTGCGATTACCCGATCGGTTTCCTGGCGAGCCCGTCGCTCGGCCTCGGCTCCGGCCCGGTGGCGCGGCGGGATCTGGCGCGGTTTCCGATCATCACATTTCCGCGCAAGACCCAGCCCTATGAGACCGTGCGCGCGCTGTTCAACGCCCCCGACCTGCCGCCGATCCGGCTGCACGCCTCGACGTCGCTCGCGACCGTGATCCACATGGCCAATGAAGGCCTTGGCATTGCAGTGATTCCGTCGGCGATCGTCGAGAACGAGCTGGCCGACGGCCGGTTGCAACTGCTCGATACCGACCTCAAGCTGCCGCCCCTCACCTTTACCGCGAGCTGGCTCGCCTCCCCCGATGCGGTCGCCATCGAGCGCGTCGCCCATCTCGCCAGGCAGATCGCGCAGGCGAGCGTGGCGGTTGACGCGATGGAAGCGGCGCGCCATTGAACGAGTGCCGGATAATCAAACGTCATTCCGGGGTGGCTCGAAGAGC
Protein-coding sequences here:
- a CDS encoding LysR family transcriptional regulator, with the protein product MTDFRSIETFLWVVKLGSFRGAAQRLNTTQPAISQRIAQLEREMGVKLLNRDHRVASPTPSGRLMMTYAEKLIGLRSEMMAEVGDRSAMRGALRLGVAETIVHTWLPRLVKSVNEIYPNLSLEIEVDITPNLTPRLLAQEIELAFVLGPVSASGAHNHVLCDYPIGFLASPSLGLGSGPVARRDLARFPIITFPRKTQPYETVRALFNAPDLPPIRLHASTSLATVIHMANEGLGIAVIPSAIVENELADGRLQLLDTDLKLPPLTFTASWLASPDAVAIERVAHLARQIAQASVAVDAMEAARH